The DNA window GCTGGCTTCCTTGTCGCTCGACGCCGACGTGCCCAAGCTTTCCCGGCGTCTGGCCTTGACCGTCCTGCGCATCCTGCAGGGAGAGGCGCCGTCGCGGTTGCCCGTCACCTTCCGCAGGCGCCAGCGGCTTTCCATCAACATGTCCACCGCCCGCGCTATCGGCGTCTCGCCCAGCTTTCAGATGCTCACCGAGGCCGAACTGCTGCAGGACGTCCGCCAAAGCGCGGCCCGCCGTCTCGACCTGCCGACCGCCGTCCGGGAAGGGATTGCCCGCAACCTCGACTTGGCCTCGCAAGACCGCTCGCTATCGGCTGGACTGCAAGATGTGGCGCTGGCGCGCAGCCTGCGTTTGCCTTCCTTGGAAGTGTCGAGCCTGAGCACCTTCATTGACGACGACCGGGCGGATGCCAGCTTTGGAGCCAGCGGTCAAGCCAACATCCAGAACAGCCTCTCGCTTTCTCAGGTGCTCTATTCCGACTCGGTGCTGGCCCGGCAAGAGATCGCCGAGAGTCTGCAGCGAAGTCGCGAAGAGGAGCGGGAGCAGCTAAGGCTCGATGTCGCCGCCGACACCGCCAGAGCCTACCTCAACATCCTTATCAGCAAGACGGTGGAAGGCATTCGCCGCTCCAACCTGGAACTGACCCGCTCCAACCTGGAGCTCTCCCGAACCCGCCAGAGGCTGGGATTCTCGGGAGTGTCGGACGTCACCCGCTGGGAAAGCGAGATCGCCAACGACCGTCGCGACATGATCGAGGCTTCTGCGCGCCGCAACCAGGCTGAAATCGCCCTCAACCGGCTGCTCAACCGCCCTTTGGAAGAGCCTTTTCTGACCGCCGAAGCCGATTTGGACGACGCCGCTTTTTTGACCAGCGACGAGCGCTTCCTGGCCTATATCGAAGATCCCGAAAGCTTCAAGGTGCTGCGGCGCTTCCTGGCCCGGGAGGGCTTGCAGCACGCGCCCGAGCTGCGCCGTCTGGAGGCGGCCATCGAAGCCCAGGAGCGCAGTCTGCTGGCCGCCAAAAGGGCCTTCTGGTCTCCCGACGTGGTGCTTCAGGCATCCCTTTCCGACACCCGCGTCAGCCGCGATGCCGTCACTATCTTCGACTTGCCGCAGAACGGAAACGTGGACTGGACCATCGCCGTAAACGCCAGCCTGCCGCTCTTTCAAGGCGGGGCCCGCAAGGCCGAACGCCAGCAGGCGTTCGAGGATCTCCGGCGCCTCGAGATCGACCGCCAGGCGACCGCTGAGCGCATCGAGCAGCGCGTCCGCTCGGCGGCCCATGAAGCGGGTTTCACGTTTGCCTCCATCTCTCTGGCCGGGCAGGCTTTCGAGGCGGCCAGCCGCAATTTCCAACTGGTTCAAGATGCCTACTCGCAAGGCGTGGTCGACATTACCGACCTGTTGGACGCTCAGCAGGCCGTTGTCAACGCCGATCTGGCCCGAGCCAACGCGGTCTATCAGTTTCTTCTCGACTGGGTGGAGGCCCAGCGGGCGGTGGGTTCCTTCGACTTTCTGGCCTCGCCCGCCGAGCGCAACGTCTGGTTCGAACGTGTGGACGCCTTTTACCGGGAACAGGGAGTTCCCTTGCGAAGGAGATGATGATGGTGTCTCGCTCAAGCAGGAGATGGACGCTGCTCTTTTTGTCGCTGGCTTTGCTCTCCTGCCAGGAGCAGGAGACAGCCCCGGCCGAAGAAGTGATTCGCCCGGTGCGCTACACGCAGGTGAAAGTCGTCAGCGCGGCCCGCACCCGCAGTTTCACGGGACTTGCCAAGGCCGGCGTGGAATCCCGCCTCAGCTTCAAGGTGGCGGGCACCTTGCGGGAGCTCAACGTACAGGTGGGGGATTCCATTCGAAAGGGGCAGGTCATCGCCCGGCTCGACCCGCGCGATTACCAGCTCATGGTGGAACAGGCCGAGGCCGGCCTGGCTCAAGCCAGGGCTGAGCTGGAGAACGCTCAGGCCAACCTGAGGCGGATTAGAGGTCTTTACGAGAACAACAACGCGTCCGAAGCCGATTTGGACGCCGCATACACCCAGGTGCGCGTCATTGAAGCCACGATCGATTCCATCCAGAAGCAACTCGACCTGGCCCAGTTGCAGGTCGAGTACTGCACCCTGCAAGCGCCTGTCAGCGGATCGGTCAGAGACGTCCCCGTGGAGATCAACGAGAACGTCAGCGCCGGGCAACCGGCGGTCATCATTACCGAAGCCAACCTTCCCGAGGTGGAGGTGGGGATTCCCGAGGTACTCATCTCCGGAGTTCGCCGGGGAAGCGAGGTGCAGGTGCGTTTCGACGCTGTTCCGGGCCAGTCGTTCGCGGGCATTGTCAATGAAGTCGGCGTGGCCGCCTCCTCCAGTCTCAACACCTTTCCCGTCACCGTTCGGCTGAGGCGCGACGATTCCCGCGTTTTGCCCGGCATGTCCGCCGAGGTGAGCTTCCGCTTCGGGGAGGGGGGCCAAAGCCGCCGCGTCATCCTGCCCAGCCACGCCGTGGCCCAAGACCGCCAGGGCAACTTCGTCTTCGTGCTTGAGAAAACGGGCGACCAACTGGCCAGGGTGCGCCGGCGGCCGGTGCGGGTCGGGGACATCGTGGGAGAGGGGCTGGAGGTCTTGCAGGGTCTGGAAGAGGGGGAACTGATCGTGGTTTCAGGCACCAGCAAAGTCAGGGACGGGCAGACGGTCAAGATCCGTCCCGAAGATCAAATCTGAAGGCTCATAACGGGCCATTCATTATGGACATCACTCGCTTCGCTATTGAGAAGGACCGCATCACCCTGGTGGTGGTCTTGCTGGTCTTTGCAGCCGGAATCAGCGCCTATCTGGCCATGCCCCGGGCCATGGACCCAGGCTTCACCATCCGCACGGCCCTGGTCGTCACCCGCTTTCCGGGCGCCAGCCCGGAACGGGTCGAGAACCTGGTCACCGACAAGCTGGAAGAAGCCATCCAGGAAATGCCCGAACTGGACGCGGTGCGCAGCCAGTCCAAGACCGGGGTCTCCATCGTCTACGTCGACATCTTGGAGAGCTACACCGAGATGCGTCCCATCTGGGACAGCCTGCGGCGAAAGGTGGCGGACGTTCGGCCCGACCTCCCCGATGGGATCAGCGGGCCCTTCGTCAACGACGAGTTCGGGGACGTCTTCGGAATCATCGTGGCCATCACGGGAGATGGGTTCGGATATGCCCAATTGAAAGACGTGGCCGATGCCGTGCGCGACGAATTGCTGCGGCTGCCCGATGCCGGCAAGGTTGAAATCGTGGGGGGTCAGGACGAGCGCGTTTTCGTGGAGTACAACGAAGCCCGCCTGGCTGAACTGGGGCTGTCGACCACCTTCCTGCGGCAGACCCTGGAGGCCCGCAACATCATCATTCCGGGCGGCAACGTCCGCACCGAGCAGGAGCGCATCGTACTGGAGCCTTCAGGCAACTTCGGGTCGGTGGCGGATCTGGCGCGCACCGTCATCAGCGTGCCCGGAGTCGATTCCGACCAGCTTGTCTATCTGGAGGACATCGCCGACATTCGGCGCGGCTATGTCGACCCGCCCAGCACCATGATGAACGCCAATGGAGACCGCTCGCTGGGCCTGGCCATCTCGATGCGCGAGGGCGGCAACTTGATCGCGCTGGGAGAGCAGGTTCGAGCCCTGGTCGACCGGCTTCCGGCCCAGTTTCCCATCGGGGTGGATTTCGACATCGTCGCCTTCGAACCCGAGAGGGTGGACCGCAAGGTGCGCGACTTCGTGGGCAACGTGGTGCAGGCCATAGCCCTGGTGTTGCTGGTCATGCTGATCATGCTGGGGCTGCGCACGGGGCTGATCGTGGCCACCCTCATCCCTTCGGCCATGGTGATGAGCCTGCTGCTGATGAACGTCTTCTCCATCGGACTCGATCAGATGTCCCTGGCCGCACTGATCATCGCCTTGGGACTGCTGGTCGACAACGCCATCGTCATGGCCGAAGCCATCATGGTTCGCATGGCCTCGGGCGAGGCCGGAGTGAACGCGGCCGTCCACGCGGCTGCCGAACTGCGCGTTCCCCTGCTCACCTCTTCCCTCACCACCGCCGCCGCTTTTCTCCCCATTTACCTGGCTGAATCGGCGGTGGGGGAATATACGGCTCCCCTCTTCCAGGTCGTGACCATCACCCTGCTCTCTTCCTGGCTTCTGGCTCTGACATTCATACCTCTGCTGTGCGTGAAGTTCCTCAAGGTGAAGGAAGAAAAGCGGGACTTCGGAACCCGTTTCTACCGTCTCTATAGGGGCTTTCTCAAAGTCCTCCTTCGCTTTCCTCCCCTGACGCTGGCTGCCGTCGTGGTGGTCTTTCTGCTGGTCATGCAGTTGCTGGCGCTGATCCCCAACATCTTCTTTCCCGCTTCGGACGTGCCCATCTTTCAGGCGGAACTGACCCTGCCTGTGGGCACCGCCATCGAGTACAACGAGGAGGTGGTCGCCGAAATCTCGCGTTTCGTCGAGGAGGAACTCAGGGTTAACGGCGAGAGGAGGGAGGGCGTGGTCAACTGGTCGGCTTATATCGGGCAAGGAGCGCCCCGCTTTTACCTTTCCTATTCGCCCGAACAGACCAGTCCGGAGTATTCCTTCCTGCTCTTCAACGCCAGCTCGCGGGAGATCATCAATCAGATGATGCCGCGCCTGGAAGCTTTCTGTCTTGAGCGCTTTCCCGATCTCAAGCCGGCCATCAAGGCGCTGGCCACCGGCCCCATCATCAAGAACCCCGTCGAGATCCGCTTGTCGGGGCCTGACGTGGGGCGCCTCTTCGCCATCAGCGACACGGTCAAGGCCAAGCTGCACGAGATTCCGGGCAGCAAGAACATCGACGACGATTGGGGCCAGAGGACGAAAAAGATCCTGGTCGACATCGACGCGGCGCGGGCCCGGCGCAGCGGTGTCTCCAATCAAGATGTGGCCGTCTCTCTGCAAACGCTGCTGAGCGGATTCCAAACCACCCAGTACCGGGAAGGAAACGAGATCATCCCGGTGATATTGCGATCATCCCAAGCCGACCGCGAAGACATCGGAAAGCTGGAAAGCCTCAACATCTTCTCCCAGGCCACCGGCAGTACGGTCCCTCTCAAGCAGGTGGCCGATCTCAGCCTCGAGTTCGAGGCTGCCAAGATCTATCGGCGCGACCGTCTCAAGACCATTACCGTGTCTTCGAATCTGGCCGACGGCGTAACCGCGACTGAAGTGACCGACGAATTGGTTCCCTGGCTGGAGGCAGAATCGCAACAGTGGCCTCTCGGATACCGCTGGTCGCTGGGAGGGGAATACGAGAATTCGGGCAAGTCCAGCCAGTCCATCAACGACAAACTGCCCATCGCCGGACTCATCATCGTTCTGCTGCTGGTGGGCCAGTTCAATTCCTTCCGCCGGGCCGCCATCATCCTGCTGACGATTCCGCTGGGACTCGTCGGCGTGGTGCTGGGGCTGCTGATCATGGACTCCTACTTCGGATTCATGACGCTCTTGGGAGTCGTTTCCCTGGCCGGAATCGTCATCAACAACGCCATCGTCCTCATCGACCGCATCGACATCGAGATCGGAGAGGGGCTGAGTCCGGCCCGCGCCATCATGGAAGCGGCTCAACAAAGGCTGAGGCCGATACTCTTGACGACTTTGACGACGGTGCTGGGGCTGATCCCGCTCTACCTGGGCGGAGGGCCCATGTTCGAGCCGCTGGCGGTGGCGGTGATGTTCGGACTGGTCTTCGCCACCCTGCTCACGCTGGGAGTCGTGCCCGCCCTCTACGCCTTGTTCTTCCGCGTCAGCTTCAAGGGCTTCCGCTACTAGGCGGGTCGGGTCCTGGGGAGGGGAAATGTGCTTTCCAGCAGTTCGCAACCATTCTCAACGGCCCCGCTGCCTCTTCCTTTTTCTTTCCCTCCTGGCGCTGCTGCTGCTGGCTCCCGTAGTCAACCTGGGGCCCGGTGCGGCCGTCATGTTTCTGCTTCTCCAGTCGATCACCCTGATCGCCGGAATCTCCGCCTTGCGCTTCCGCGGCCGCTCCCTTCCCGCTGCCGTGGTGCTGGCCGTACTGCAACTAGCCGCCTCCGTCGCCGCGCTCGCCTACCAGTATCCGATGGCCCGCTACCTGGCCCTGATTTTCATCATCCTCTTTTACCTCTACCTCCTGGCCCACGTGCTTTCCTACGTGCTCAGCAGAGAAGGCCGGGGCGTCGATCGCATCATCGGGGGCTTGAGCGCCTACCTGCTGATGGGCGTCGCCTGGGGATTCCTCTACATCCTCATCGAAGCCGCCGCGCCGGGCTCTTTCGCGACACCGGGAACGGACTTCCCTGTCGATGGCGCAGGACGGCCCGACCTCATCTACTTCAGCTTCGTCACCCTCACCACTCTGGGTTTTGGAGAAATCGTGCCGGCCTCGCCGCTGGTGCGTCCCATCACCATTCTGGAAGCCTTGGCCGGAGTCTTCTTTATGGCCGTTCTGGTGGCTCGGCTGGTGGGCAGCTATTCCACCGACCCTGAATAAAAAAGGCCGAGCCTCTGGAAACCAGAAGCTCGGCCTGCAAGTCATCCGCATTTTGCGGCTGAGGTTTAGTTGGGAACCGAAGGCACGGCGTTGAGCAATCCGCTGTCGGCCGGACCCTGTTCCAGGGCGATCATGGCGAAGCCGCTGTCAGAAGAACAGGCGATGCTGCCTTGAAAGCCGGTGCTGAAATCGACGCTGTCGAACAACTCGGTGACGAACTGCGAGAAATGTCCTCTTCCATCCAAAGGAACACCCGTCATAGCCACCGCCGCTCCAGTGTCGTCGCGCAGTTCGCAGTTGACGGTGATCATCGACGTCTCGGCGTTCTGCAGGGCCACACCGGTATTGAGCGTTTCGCTGACGGTCACCGGGGCCACCAGCGAGGTGCCGGCGCCCTGTCCCAGTACGCTGGCGATACCCGAGCCTTCGATGGCGAAGCGGAGGAAGCCGATCACGGACTGGTCGGCATTCAATACCGCAGATCCAACCACAAAGGTTTCGGTCGGAACCAGATCAAGTTGAAAAGTGCCATTCCCGTTCAGAGTAAACGGGAACTCGGATGCCATCGTATCTCCCACAGTCACATCAGCCGGCATGCCGGCGTCGTCGAAGAACGAGACCGTGCCGCTGGCGGGAGTCGCCGAACTGTTCAGCAGGGTGATCTGAGAACTGATAGTGGGCGTGTTGAGCATGGGATCGCCCAAGCCCGATCCGAACTGGGCGAAGTACAGCGATTGGCCTGTCGGCGGAATCTGTCCGCGGATTTCGCCGCCCACATTCGCCATCGTGTGGACGTTGACGTAGAGGTTGCCAGTCCGCAGCGCATCCAGGAACTCTTCGAAAGAGATGCCGGCTACGGGCAACATGTCATCGGCCTGCTGCTGCAGGGTTTCGGCCGTGACGGTGAAACTGAAGGTCGTGTCGGCATTGAGGAAGAAAACGATGGGTCCGTTAACACCTTCTGCCCCGCGGTGAATGTGGGCCGCCGTAGCGTTGTCCACGTCGTGCGTGCAATCAATCGAGAAGGCTGTTTGGAGAGCGTCTAGATTTCCCGTACAGCTACCGGAGAATTCCGTGTCGACAGGGGGAACTTCCTGATCCCCCGTGAGGTCAAAACTCACCGGTTGGGCGATCACCATCGACGCCATGAACAGCGCGCAGATCGCCAAGTAAAAACCTTTCTTTAGCATATTGCCCCTTTCTTTCATTTGAATTCCTCGTGCGTCTCCCGCGTGTACAGGGCGACGAGCCGCCTTGGGCTGCGGCAGTGTTGTCATTCTCTGTTTGGCTCGCTTCAAGTTCTAGCTCCGATTCCTCGCAGCCGCACCCGACTGCCCCCCCGTGCCATGAACTTATCGTTTGAGTGCAAAAGATACCTTACGGCTCAAAAAGTCGCACTTTCGGGCAAGCCATCGGGCGCGGAAAAAACTCTCCGCGTCACGATTGTCCCAAAATTCCCATTCTTGTCAAGTCTAAATGCTTGGTTTTACGCATTATCTCCGTCAAACCAACCCCTCCGATAGCCGGAAAAGAGCGGGCATGTTGCTAATTTTTACGCATTTCACCCCCCGAGTGCAAGTCGGCCCTGGGGGATGCAAGTTTTCCAGAAGATAGGAAAAGGGGCGGATCCGGTTGGCTCCGCCTTGTTTGGGAGGTTCTGCCCTAGCGGTCTTTGTGGGGGCTGATCCAGAGGCGCACCCTGGCGCGGTCGTCTCCGTCGACGATGTCGACCAGCGTGACATCCTGCTGCGCGTAGCTGGACAAAACGTCCAAAGCGGCACTCAGGTTGAGTCTGTCCGAGGAGCCGGAAAAGAGCGCATCGACGATGGCGATGGGCAGGCGCATGTCGACCCGGTCACGAGAACCCCGGCTGGAGCGGACGATCAGGTACTCGCCTTCCAGGGCCAGAACCAATTCGCTTCGCCGGCCTCTTATCGAAGCCAGCCTGTAGTCTCCTTCCGCCTTGATGGTTTGCCAGATCTCCCGCATCTCCCGCGCGCTCAATTCGCGGTCATGGATCTCGACCTGGGAAAGATCTGCCCTCATTTCGTCCTCGACTATGGGCAAGAGCAGCTTGGCGAAGCTCAAGGGCAGATTGATCCGTACCCCTTCGTTGCTTCCTTCCTCTTCTACCGACAGATGCAGCCATTGTCCCCCAAAGGCAGGGACCGTGAAGAGAAGCAGGGTCAAGAGCAGGGCGGTAATCGATGGTGTGTTTTTCGTCATGGCTTGGTGCCTCCTTACATGAGCGCTAACGCAGTCGGGAGGCGAGAGGTTTAGCCGAAGGGACAGCATTCCCAAATCCTGAGGGACTGGCTTCACATCAGCAGCCAGCCCAGCAGTCCGCCCAGGACCACCACCAGGCCGCTGTTGAGCTTGAAGCGGTAGAGCAACAGCAGCGAGAGCGCCGTGATAAGGGCGGGAGGCCATCCGGTCACCACTTGAATGCCCAGATTGACGGCCACAGCGGCCATCAAAGCCACGGCGCTGGCATTGACCGCGTCCAGAAAGGCACCGGCCCAACGGCTTTCACGCAGGCGCGGTACGAAGCGGCTGAGGACGAGAACGAAGATGAAGGAAGGGGTGAAGATGGCCACGGTGGCCACCAAAGCGCCCTGCCAGCCCTGGATGAGATAGCCGACGAAGGTCGAGGTGGTCAGCACCGGCCCCGGCGTGAACTGGCCCACGGCGATGGCGTCGATGAGCTGCTGGGACGTCAACCAGGCCTTCTCGCGTACCAGTTCGCCTTCCAGGTAGGCGACCAGCACGTATCCGCTGCCGAAGAGGATGCAGCCGATTTTGAGGAAGAAGAGAGCCAGTCCCTGCAGGCTGGGGGATGAAGCTTGCGTCCCCGGCGCGGCTTGGAGCAAAGGCAGGATGAGCAGCAGGGGCAATGACTTCACTCCCTTGAGGAAGGGTGCCAGCCCGGCCAGCCAAAGCATTCCCGCCAGACCGCCCCCTATGATGAGCAGCGCCTCGTCCCAGCCCAGGAAGGAAAGGGCGATGAGAAGCGCGGCCAAAATACCTAGCGAAACGCGATCGATCGCTTTGGGGACAAAGCGCCACACCGCCAGGGCGATGACGGCGATCACGGCCGGTTTGATGCCCCGCAGCAAGGGCTCTACGTTGGGGAGGTCTCCGTAGGCCACGTAGAACCAGGCCAGGAGTCCGGTCATGGCGACGGCCGGCAGTATGAAACAGGCCCCGGAGGCCAGCATCCCAGTCCATCCGCCCAAACGCAGGCCTAGATGGATGGCCATCTCGGTGGAATTGGGTCCGGGAATCAGATTGGTGGCGCCTACCAGGTCGAGAAAGTCCTGTCGTGAAATCCACCTGCGGCGATTCACCACTTCGTCTTCCATCATGGCGATGTGGGCCGCGGGCCCTCCAAAGCCGAGGACTCCGATGCGGAAGAAGACGGCGGCCAATTCGGCCAGGCCGGGTTGCCTGACCTCCGTAGCCTTGG is part of the Acidobacteriota bacterium genome and encodes:
- a CDS encoding ABC transporter substrate binding protein produces the protein MRLAEKTILGILWLCALAPFLSAQPSSAPPLSQVRIAFLTDGSWDRAETIGGEFRSAISRLLEGKYEVRYVADLKADFTPQGVGRQLEVLLADPQVDLIVAAGPLSSLLAARHGNLGKPVVATFAINTELLGIPSEVIELQEGAAARREVVSGVENLTYIDFPDTLRDDLEVFQELVPFEKITFVVNQVIFRALPLLHQNLSQAAAEKGLQYDVLEVSDSLVEAIRTAPPIEAAYVAPLLQLDLQKLRQGIEEFNARKIPTFSLWGRSEVELGMLASLSLDADVPKLSRRLALTVLRILQGEAPSRLPVTFRRRQRLSINMSTARAIGVSPSFQMLTEAELLQDVRQSAARRLDLPTAVREGIARNLDLASQDRSLSAGLQDVALARSLRLPSLEVSSLSTFIDDDRADASFGASGQANIQNSLSLSQVLYSDSVLARQEIAESLQRSREEEREQLRLDVAADTARAYLNILISKTVEGIRRSNLELTRSNLELSRTRQRLGFSGVSDVTRWESEIANDRRDMIEASARRNQAEIALNRLLNRPLEEPFLTAEADLDDAAFLTSDERFLAYIEDPESFKVLRRFLAREGLQHAPELRRLEAAIEAQERSLLAAKRAFWSPDVVLQASLSDTRVSRDAVTIFDLPQNGNVDWTIAVNASLPLFQGGARKAERQQAFEDLRRLEIDRQATAERIEQRVRSAAHEAGFTFASISLAGQAFEAASRNFQLVQDAYSQGVVDITDLLDAQQAVVNADLARANAVYQFLLDWVEAQRAVGSFDFLASPAERNVWFERVDAFYREQGVPLRRR
- a CDS encoding efflux RND transporter periplasmic adaptor subunit; translation: MMMVSRSSRRWTLLFLSLALLSCQEQETAPAEEVIRPVRYTQVKVVSAARTRSFTGLAKAGVESRLSFKVAGTLRELNVQVGDSIRKGQVIARLDPRDYQLMVEQAEAGLAQARAELENAQANLRRIRGLYENNNASEADLDAAYTQVRVIEATIDSIQKQLDLAQLQVEYCTLQAPVSGSVRDVPVEINENVSAGQPAVIITEANLPEVEVGIPEVLISGVRRGSEVQVRFDAVPGQSFAGIVNEVGVAASSSLNTFPVTVRLRRDDSRVLPGMSAEVSFRFGEGGQSRRVILPSHAVAQDRQGNFVFVLEKTGDQLARVRRRPVRVGDIVGEGLEVLQGLEEGELIVVSGTSKVRDGQTVKIRPEDQI
- a CDS encoding efflux RND transporter permease subunit produces the protein MDITRFAIEKDRITLVVVLLVFAAGISAYLAMPRAMDPGFTIRTALVVTRFPGASPERVENLVTDKLEEAIQEMPELDAVRSQSKTGVSIVYVDILESYTEMRPIWDSLRRKVADVRPDLPDGISGPFVNDEFGDVFGIIVAITGDGFGYAQLKDVADAVRDELLRLPDAGKVEIVGGQDERVFVEYNEARLAELGLSTTFLRQTLEARNIIIPGGNVRTEQERIVLEPSGNFGSVADLARTVISVPGVDSDQLVYLEDIADIRRGYVDPPSTMMNANGDRSLGLAISMREGGNLIALGEQVRALVDRLPAQFPIGVDFDIVAFEPERVDRKVRDFVGNVVQAIALVLLVMLIMLGLRTGLIVATLIPSAMVMSLLLMNVFSIGLDQMSLAALIIALGLLVDNAIVMAEAIMVRMASGEAGVNAAVHAAAELRVPLLTSSLTTAAAFLPIYLAESAVGEYTAPLFQVVTITLLSSWLLALTFIPLLCVKFLKVKEEKRDFGTRFYRLYRGFLKVLLRFPPLTLAAVVVVFLLVMQLLALIPNIFFPASDVPIFQAELTLPVGTAIEYNEEVVAEISRFVEEELRVNGERREGVVNWSAYIGQGAPRFYLSYSPEQTSPEYSFLLFNASSREIINQMMPRLEAFCLERFPDLKPAIKALATGPIIKNPVEIRLSGPDVGRLFAISDTVKAKLHEIPGSKNIDDDWGQRTKKILVDIDAARARRSGVSNQDVAVSLQTLLSGFQTTQYREGNEIIPVILRSSQADREDIGKLESLNIFSQATGSTVPLKQVADLSLEFEAAKIYRRDRLKTITVSSNLADGVTATEVTDELVPWLEAESQQWPLGYRWSLGGEYENSGKSSQSINDKLPIAGLIIVLLLVGQFNSFRRAAIILLTIPLGLVGVVLGLLIMDSYFGFMTLLGVVSLAGIVINNAIVLIDRIDIEIGEGLSPARAIMEAAQQRLRPILLTTLTTVLGLIPLYLGGGPMFEPLAVAVMFGLVFATLLTLGVVPALYALFFRVSFKGFRY
- a CDS encoding ion channel; this translates as MCFPAVRNHSQRPRCLFLFLSLLALLLLAPVVNLGPGAAVMFLLLQSITLIAGISALRFRGRSLPAAVVLAVLQLAASVAALAYQYPMARYLALIFIILFYLYLLAHVLSYVLSREGRGVDRIIGGLSAYLLMGVAWGFLYILIEAAAPGSFATPGTDFPVDGAGRPDLIYFSFVTLTTLGFGEIVPASPLVRPITILEALAGVFFMAVLVARLVGSYSTDPE
- a CDS encoding CHRD domain-containing protein — protein: MKERGNMLKKGFYLAICALFMASMVIAQPVSFDLTGDQEVPPVDTEFSGSCTGNLDALQTAFSIDCTHDVDNATAAHIHRGAEGVNGPIVFFLNADTTFSFTVTAETLQQQADDMLPVAGISFEEFLDALRTGNLYVNVHTMANVGGEIRGQIPPTGQSLYFAQFGSGLGDPMLNTPTISSQITLLNSSATPASGTVSFFDDAGMPADVTVGDTMASEFPFTLNGNGTFQLDLVPTETFVVGSAVLNADQSVIGFLRFAIEGSGIASVLGQGAGTSLVAPVTVSETLNTGVALQNAETSMITVNCELRDDTGAAVAMTGVPLDGRGHFSQFVTELFDSVDFSTGFQGSIACSSDSGFAMIALEQGPADSGLLNAVPSVPN
- the chrA gene encoding chromate efflux transporter; the protein is MSQPSAAKATEVRQPGLAELAAVFFRIGVLGFGGPAAHIAMMEDEVVNRRRWISRQDFLDLVGATNLIPGPNSTEMAIHLGLRLGGWTGMLASGACFILPAVAMTGLLAWFYVAYGDLPNVEPLLRGIKPAVIAVIALAVWRFVPKAIDRVSLGILAALLIALSFLGWDEALLIIGGGLAGMLWLAGLAPFLKGVKSLPLLLILPLLQAAPGTQASSPSLQGLALFFLKIGCILFGSGYVLVAYLEGELVREKAWLTSQQLIDAIAVGQFTPGPVLTTSTFVGYLIQGWQGALVATVAIFTPSFIFVLVLSRFVPRLRESRWAGAFLDAVNASAVALMAAVAVNLGIQVVTGWPPALITALSLLLLYRFKLNSGLVVVLGGLLGWLLM